A genomic segment from Peribacillus sp. ACCC06369 encodes:
- a CDS encoding urease subunit beta, with translation MIPGEYILKKEPVICNEGKSPTVITVINRGDRPIQIGSHFHFYEVNTGLEFNREDAFGKRLNIPAGTAVRFEPGDAKEIELVPFSGKREVYGLSNKTNGPLDKE, from the coding sequence ATGATACCAGGTGAATATATCTTGAAAAAAGAACCGGTCATATGTAACGAGGGGAAAAGTCCAACGGTCATAACTGTCATCAACAGGGGCGACCGTCCGATACAGATTGGCTCACACTTTCACTTTTATGAAGTGAATACTGGTCTGGAGTTCAATCGTGAGGATGCTTTTGGGAAAAGACTGAACATTCCTGCCGGTACAGCTGTCCGTTTTGAGCCGGGGGATGCGAAGGAAATCGAGCTGGTTCCATTCAGTGGCAAGAGGGAAGTTTATGGATTAAGCAATAAAACGAATGGTCCGCTTGATAAGGAGTGA
- a CDS encoding transcriptional regulator SplA domain-containing protein has protein sequence MGIINAKEVQVGDEVFVIYNNPHVPTVSNIRAAEIVPHPKDPNAVALFLNETFHTIEDDDALFSSEAAAEKAYSDYIMDNHDQMS, from the coding sequence ATGGGTATTATCAATGCAAAAGAAGTACAAGTCGGTGACGAGGTGTTTGTAATTTATAATAATCCCCATGTTCCTACCGTTTCGAATATAAGGGCAGCGGAAATTGTCCCACATCCAAAAGATCCCAATGCAGTAGCCTTATTCCTGAACGAAACATTTCATACGATTGAGGATGATGATGCTTTGTTCTCTTCGGAAGCCGCTGCGGAAAAAGCATACAGTGATTATATTATGGATAACCACGATCAGATGTCTTGA
- the ureG gene encoding urease accessory protein UreG: protein MKQVVKIGVGGPVGAGKTMLVEKLTRVMEKDFSMAVVTNDIYTKEDALFLMKNGVLPENRIIGVETGGCPHTAIREDASMNFAAIDELMELHPELDLIFVESGGDNLAATFSPELVDFSIYIIDVAQGEKIPRKGGQGMIKSDLFIINKTDLAPYVGASLEVMERDTLTTRGDKPFFFTNLKDEKGLTDVVNWIKSEAFFIGLER from the coding sequence ATGAAACAAGTAGTCAAAATAGGTGTAGGCGGCCCGGTTGGTGCAGGAAAAACGATGCTTGTCGAGAAGCTGACACGGGTAATGGAAAAGGACTTCAGCATGGCAGTTGTAACGAATGATATATATACAAAAGAAGATGCGCTGTTTTTAATGAAAAATGGTGTACTTCCTGAAAATCGCATCATCGGTGTGGAAACTGGCGGCTGTCCGCATACAGCGATACGTGAGGACGCTTCGATGAACTTTGCAGCCATTGATGAATTGATGGAACTCCATCCGGAACTGGATTTGATTTTTGTGGAGAGCGGCGGTGATAATTTAGCGGCGACCTTCAGCCCTGAACTCGTTGACTTTTCCATCTATATCATTGATGTCGCACAAGGGGAGAAAATCCCCCGGAAAGGTGGCCAGGGAATGATTAAATCGGATTTATTCATCATTAATAAAACGGACTTGGCCCCGTATGTAGGAGCAAGTCTGGAAGTGATGGAGAGGGATACATTAACGACCCGAGGGGATAAACCTTTCTTTTTTACTAACTTAAAAGACGAAAAGGGATTGACTGATGTCGTGAACTGGATAAAGTCAGAGGCATTTTTTATAGGACTTGAGCGGTGA
- a CDS encoding urease accessory protein UreF produces the protein MIERLFPLIQLCDSNFPSGSFSHSFGMETYIQEGKVHDAASLKAFLKVYISKSLTYTDGLGCRLAYEFVTSHRAEGIWDLDEKLYAACSARESREASKRIGQQMAKLCSNLYPSEELSAYLKKIQGKQCYGHPAIVFALVCTELNITVEMAIHACLYAGVSSLIQNAVRGIPLGQTAGQSLLLWTHDIIQTAVAFIKSLPEDELGRTLPGLEIAQMRHEQLHVRLFMS, from the coding sequence ATGATTGAACGTTTGTTTCCGTTGATCCAGCTTTGTGATTCCAATTTTCCTTCTGGGTCGTTCTCCCATTCATTCGGGATGGAGACCTACATTCAAGAAGGGAAGGTACATGATGCAGCTTCTTTAAAGGCGTTTTTGAAGGTATACATTTCAAAATCTTTAACCTATACAGATGGACTGGGGTGCCGGCTTGCATATGAATTCGTAACAAGTCATAGGGCTGAAGGAATATGGGATCTGGATGAGAAGCTTTATGCCGCATGTTCGGCCCGGGAATCCAGGGAGGCCTCGAAAAGAATTGGACAGCAGATGGCTAAACTATGCTCGAACTTATATCCGTCCGAAGAGTTATCGGCATACTTGAAGAAAATCCAAGGAAAACAATGTTATGGACATCCGGCCATTGTATTTGCGCTTGTATGTACCGAACTGAATATTACCGTAGAAATGGCCATTCATGCCTGTTTGTATGCAGGCGTATCCTCGTTGATCCAAAATGCAGTAAGAGGAATCCCTTTGGGTCAGACAGCTGGACAATCCCTCTTATTATGGACACATGATATTATCCAGACAGCTGTTGCATTCATTAAAAGTCTTCCGGAGGATGAACTCGGACGGACACTGCCGGGATTGGAAATCGCTCAAATGAGGCATGAGCAATTACATGTAAGACTATTCATGAGTTAA
- the ureC gene encoding urease subunit alpha — protein MSHEMSRKQYADMFGPTTGDLIRLADTELFIEVEKDFTKYGDEVKFGGGKVIRDGMGQHPTATRDEVMDLVFTNAIIIDYTGVYKADIGVKDGNIAAIGKAGNPLLMDGVTMVIGAATEIIAAEGKIVTAGGIDAHIHFIAPQQIETALSSGITTMIGGGTGPATGTNATTCTPGAWNIHKMLEAADHFPMNLGFLGKGNSSAKEPLVEQIEAGAIGLKLHEDWGTTAAAIDTSLIVADEYDVQVAIHSDTLNEGGFVEDTIKAIDGRVIHTYHTEGAGGGHAPDIIKAASYPNILPSSTNPTRPYTINTLEEHLDMLMVCHHLDPSVPEDIAFADSRIRKETIAAEDILHDLGVFSMISSDSQAMGRVGEVILRTWQTADKMKKQRGKMLEEAGEGDNFRVKRYVAKYTINPAITHGISDVVGSVEEGKFADLVLWDPAFFGVKPDMILKGGMIAHSMMGDPNASIPTPQPVLYRPMFASFGKAVASTSITFLSKASYEAGIHDDLGLKKIVKTVSNIRNLTKKDMKLNGETPVIEVDPQTYEVTVDGDLITCEPAEILPMAQRYFLF, from the coding sequence ATGAGCCATGAAATGTCACGTAAGCAATATGCCGACATGTTTGGTCCGACAACAGGAGATTTAATTAGATTGGCAGATACCGAGCTTTTCATAGAAGTGGAAAAGGATTTTACAAAGTACGGTGATGAAGTGAAATTTGGCGGGGGTAAAGTAATCCGTGATGGTATGGGGCAACATCCAACCGCTACAAGAGATGAAGTGATGGATCTTGTTTTCACCAACGCGATCATCATCGATTATACCGGCGTTTATAAGGCGGATATCGGCGTGAAAGATGGAAATATTGCAGCTATCGGAAAAGCGGGAAATCCCCTATTGATGGATGGGGTGACAATGGTGATAGGAGCCGCTACCGAAATAATTGCAGCTGAAGGAAAAATCGTTACTGCCGGAGGGATTGACGCCCACATCCATTTCATTGCCCCGCAGCAAATCGAGACTGCACTATCAAGCGGGATCACGACAATGATCGGCGGGGGAACCGGACCTGCAACGGGAACGAATGCCACGACTTGTACTCCGGGAGCTTGGAATATACATAAAATGCTCGAAGCGGCAGATCATTTCCCTATGAACCTTGGTTTTTTAGGCAAAGGCAATTCTTCGGCCAAAGAACCGCTTGTTGAACAAATAGAAGCTGGTGCGATCGGGTTGAAATTACATGAAGATTGGGGTACGACGGCTGCAGCGATCGATACTAGTTTAATAGTGGCAGATGAATATGATGTTCAAGTGGCGATTCATTCCGACACGCTAAATGAAGGTGGTTTCGTCGAGGATACGATCAAAGCCATCGACGGCCGTGTCATTCATACATATCATACCGAAGGAGCGGGCGGGGGACATGCCCCTGATATCATCAAGGCGGCTAGTTACCCCAATATTCTCCCGTCCTCGACGAACCCTACCCGTCCATACACGATCAATACGTTGGAAGAGCATTTGGATATGCTGATGGTATGCCATCATTTAGATCCATCCGTTCCGGAAGATATCGCTTTTGCCGATTCCCGGATAAGAAAAGAGACGATTGCCGCTGAAGACATTCTGCATGACCTGGGCGTTTTTAGCATGATTAGCTCCGATTCCCAAGCAATGGGCCGTGTAGGTGAAGTTATCCTGCGGACATGGCAGACAGCCGATAAGATGAAAAAGCAGCGTGGCAAAATGTTAGAGGAGGCAGGGGAAGGAGACAATTTCCGTGTTAAGCGTTATGTTGCAAAATATACGATAAATCCTGCAATCACACATGGAATCTCTGATGTCGTCGGATCTGTGGAAGAAGGGAAATTCGCGGACTTGGTGCTATGGGATCCTGCCTTTTTCGGGGTTAAACCGGACATGATTCTAAAAGGGGGCATGATTGCGCACAGTATGATGGGGGATCCTAATGCCTCGATTCCAACGCCGCAACCCGTGTTATATCGCCCGATGTTTGCAAGTTTTGGAAAGGCCGTTGCGAGTACGTCGATTACGTTCCTGTCAAAAGCGTCATATGAAGCGGGAATTCATGATGACCTTGGGTTGAAAAAAATAGTGAAGACTGTCTCGAACATTCGCAATCTTACAAAAAAAGATATGAAGTTAAACGGGGAGACCCCCGTTATAGAAGTTGATCCGCAAACATATGAAGTGACGGTGGATGGTGATTTAATTACGTGTGAGCCAGCGGAAATCCTGCCGATGGCGCAACGATACTTTTTATTCTGA
- a CDS encoding YlbF family regulator: MSNVYDAAYEMEKAIRASNEYADLQRLYDLVNSDEATKGMFENFRNLQMSLQQKQMMGQEIAPEEVEQAQKTVQLVQQNTTISQLMEAEQRMSMVIADLNKIIMKPLEDLYGLPEQQQ; this comes from the coding sequence ATGAGTAACGTATATGATGCAGCGTATGAAATGGAAAAGGCGATTAGGGCAAGTAATGAATATGCGGACTTGCAACGCTTATATGATCTTGTAAATTCTGATGAAGCAACAAAAGGAATGTTTGAAAACTTCCGTAATCTTCAAATGTCATTGCAGCAAAAGCAAATGATGGGACAGGAGATTGCTCCAGAAGAGGTTGAGCAAGCACAAAAGACGGTACAGCTTGTCCAACAAAATACAACCATTTCACAATTGATGGAAGCTGAACAGCGTATGAGCATGGTCATCGCAGACCTCAATAAAATTATCATGAAGCCGCTTGAAGATTTATATGGCTTGCCTGAACAACAGCAATAA
- a CDS encoding urease accessory protein UreD: MSWTGSIRLKAVLKNDRTIVKDTYYDGAFKLSRPVFLDELSPTYFLIHVGGGYVGGDKYHQLFCLEEGATMTLTTQSATKIYKTMDEPAVQETELVLKKGSFLTYVQDPVIAYESARYIQDTTIHMESGAGLLLTDIFTPGWSESKTKFTYDWIRSKLNVFHDGKRLIMDHLLLNPSDEMDSVLLLEGYSHFGSLLLIHEEVDGEIINELDEMLSPLRSNVRIGFSRLPIRGFILRILANQTQQIEKVFSVCEDLFRRRVLREDAIFYRKY; encoded by the coding sequence GTGAGTTGGACAGGCAGCATTCGCTTAAAGGCGGTACTGAAAAATGATCGTACAATAGTGAAGGATACTTATTATGACGGGGCATTCAAATTGTCCCGTCCTGTGTTTCTTGATGAACTTTCACCTACCTACTTTCTCATTCATGTTGGAGGCGGCTATGTAGGTGGTGACAAGTACCATCAGCTTTTTTGTTTGGAAGAAGGGGCTACAATGACGTTGACAACACAGTCTGCGACAAAGATATACAAAACGATGGATGAGCCGGCAGTGCAGGAAACCGAGCTGGTATTAAAAAAGGGGAGTTTTCTTACCTATGTGCAGGACCCTGTAATTGCCTATGAATCTGCTCGATATATTCAGGATACGACGATACATATGGAAAGCGGGGCGGGATTGTTGCTGACGGATATATTTACACCGGGATGGTCAGAGAGTAAGACGAAATTTACATATGATTGGATCCGCTCCAAACTAAACGTGTTCCATGATGGTAAAAGGCTGATAATGGACCACTTGCTTCTGAATCCTTCAGACGAGATGGACTCTGTGCTCTTATTGGAAGGATACAGTCATTTTGGCTCATTATTATTGATACATGAAGAGGTGGATGGGGAAATCATTAACGAACTGGATGAAATGCTTTCCCCGTTAAGAAGCAATGTTAGAATAGGTTTTTCCCGGCTGCCAATACGTGGTTTCATACTGCGGATATTAGCGAATCAAACTCAACAGATAGAAAAGGTATTTTCTGTTTGTGAGGATCTATTCCGAAGGAGAGTCCTGCGGGAGGATGCAATCTTTTATCGTAAATATTAG
- a CDS encoding DUF445 family protein has protein sequence MIFSRNGVSKLINLIQMFIGNEKLIDKIQPEIIKFLEQSRTIDTLSVMMVKEWGNLEKWDVEKIEGMIGKETIKQWIKEKTAEMMPLAGMMNNPVRELTANFSNSIVEKGVPIFVEEQVSSFSVSRLEDMVVYITKKELSMITYLGVLLGGIIGLFQGFVTVLIG, from the coding sequence ATGATTTTTTCAAGGAACGGGGTAAGTAAGCTGATCAATTTAATTCAGATGTTCATTGGAAACGAAAAGTTAATTGATAAGATCCAACCGGAAATCATTAAATTCTTAGAACAATCTCGAACAATTGATACATTGTCAGTGATGATGGTGAAAGAGTGGGGAAATCTCGAGAAATGGGATGTAGAGAAAATCGAGGGAATGATTGGTAAGGAAACGATAAAACAATGGATTAAAGAAAAAACGGCAGAAATGATGCCTCTCGCTGGTATGATGAATAACCCGGTTCGTGAATTGACTGCCAATTTTTCGAACAGCATTGTGGAAAAGGGTGTCCCGATCTTCGTGGAAGAGCAAGTTTCGTCATTTTCGGTGTCCCGGCTTGAGGACATGGTCGTTTACATCACTAAAAAGGAATTGTCGATGATCACATACCTTGGGGTCTTACTTGGTGGAATCATAGGATTATTTCAAGGTTTCGTAACTGTTTTGATAGGATGA
- a CDS encoding urease subunit gamma: MRLTAREQEKLLVVVAADLARRRKDRGLKLNYPESIALITYEIVEGARDGKSVSELMQFGRTILSSEDVMEGIPEIIHDIQVEATFPDGTKLVTVHNPIQ, from the coding sequence ATGCGTTTAACAGCAAGAGAACAGGAAAAGTTATTGGTTGTAGTGGCGGCAGATTTGGCACGAAGGCGAAAAGATCGAGGCTTGAAATTGAACTATCCTGAATCAATTGCCCTGATTACCTATGAAATTGTGGAAGGGGCCAGGGATGGGAAATCCGTATCGGAATTGATGCAATTTGGAAGGACGATTCTTTCAAGTGAAGATGTTATGGAAGGGATCCCAGAGATTATTCATGATATTCAAGTTGAGGCGACGTTCCCGGACGGTACAAAGCTTGTGACAGTTCATAATCCGATTCAGTAA
- the ureE gene encoding urease accessory protein UreE encodes MIVEEVLGNIEFIEKKAKHMEKVYLESDALRKRILRVKTDHGNEIGIRLKENKDLMDGDILYMDENNMIVIHTIDDDILTIMPTTLGQMGDIAHQLGNRHLPAQFDGDEMLVQYDYLVEELLMELDIPFRREKRKVKQAFRHIGHSHD; translated from the coding sequence ATGATAGTTGAAGAAGTATTGGGAAATATAGAGTTTATTGAAAAAAAGGCGAAGCATATGGAAAAGGTTTATCTGGAAAGCGATGCATTAAGAAAACGGATACTAAGGGTTAAAACGGATCATGGAAATGAAATTGGGATACGCCTTAAAGAAAACAAGGATTTGATGGATGGGGACATCCTTTATATGGATGAAAATAATATGATTGTGATCCATACGATAGATGACGATATTTTGACGATCATGCCTACAACCCTAGGGCAGATGGGCGATATAGCGCATCAATTGGGAAATCGCCACTTACCTGCCCAGTTTGATGGCGATGAAATGCTTGTTCAATATGATTACCTGGTGGAAGAGCTTTTAATGGAACTGGATATACCGTTTCGCCGTGAAAAGAGAAAGGTGAAGCAGGCATTCCGTCACATCGGCCATTCACATGATTGA
- a CDS encoding YheC/YheD family protein, producing the protein MLIGLMAASDTHENNYFTEIAKNAKSFNMKVCKFSPENIDMDLKKVRGERFDAENETWITTSFDLPDFVYDRCFHGLVRESTETRHKIDWLKENSNFLGLGLPGKWEVYQILKNHPHLQAFFPETVQVTTPEDITGHLERLDKIIIKPEFGEGGTGIYLLSKTEDGTLVSMTKKGTKYDRQFSSKSQLNKWLQHLLNRYRYLCQPYLELRNQNNEPFDLRILLQKNEKNQWMERGRGIRTGQKDGITSNLATGGEAISLDTFNKRNPETFSNAVEQKIQHILRTLPVKTEAVFERLFELGIDLGIDKKGQIWIMDINSKPGRKIIQALQPETMKDIHRAPFQYSQYLAEHLQKAGE; encoded by the coding sequence GTGTTAATAGGATTAATGGCCGCGTCGGATACACATGAAAACAACTACTTCACCGAAATAGCCAAAAACGCTAAATCATTTAATATGAAAGTTTGTAAATTCTCACCGGAAAATATTGATATGGATCTGAAAAAAGTGCGCGGCGAGCGTTTTGATGCCGAGAACGAAACTTGGATCACCACATCTTTTGATTTACCTGATTTTGTATATGATCGCTGTTTTCACGGATTAGTCCGTGAGTCTACGGAAACACGACACAAAATCGATTGGTTAAAAGAAAACTCGAATTTCTTAGGGCTGGGCCTTCCTGGTAAGTGGGAAGTGTACCAAATCCTAAAAAACCATCCACACCTACAGGCATTTTTTCCAGAGACCGTACAAGTGACGACACCTGAAGATATTACCGGTCATTTGGAACGCCTGGATAAAATCATCATCAAACCTGAATTCGGTGAAGGTGGTACAGGAATCTATCTTCTTTCAAAAACCGAAGACGGGACCTTGGTTTCCATGACGAAAAAGGGCACCAAATATGACCGCCAATTCTCCTCCAAATCTCAGCTTAACAAATGGCTGCAGCATTTATTAAATCGATACCGTTACCTCTGCCAGCCATATTTGGAACTTCGCAACCAAAATAACGAGCCATTCGATTTACGGATCTTACTTCAAAAAAACGAGAAGAATCAATGGATGGAACGGGGACGCGGAATTCGTACGGGACAAAAGGATGGAATTACCTCAAATCTTGCCACAGGCGGGGAAGCCATTTCATTGGATACTTTCAACAAAAGGAACCCGGAAACGTTTTCGAATGCTGTCGAACAAAAGATTCAGCATATCCTTCGCACCCTGCCCGTAAAAACCGAAGCTGTCTTTGAAAGGTTATTCGAGTTGGGGATTGATCTAGGCATCGATAAAAAAGGCCAAATATGGATAATGGATATTAACTCGAAGCCCGGAAGGAAAATCATTCAGGCACTTCAGCCGGAGACAATGAAAGATATTCATCGCGCACCGTTTCAATATAGCCAGTATTTAGCCGAACATCTTCAGAAAGCAGGTGAATAG
- a CDS encoding YheC/YheD family protein, translating to MNQTPLQDGTFGEMEKFYQEMKSYCNQQGVPFYLVKLQSLQDGVVEGYLPGQDGWQTLPLPIPDVFYNRIHSRKLEESHSFKLFKTELEERSIPMFNGRFLSKHDVHELLILEDDLLPNLPETILFNQKESFLTFIEKHSVIYFKPTSGSQGRNICRLTQVAEKWKIEQSGHLQDVHFADTDEKLYETLKIFSRKQAFILQKGISLFETDQRKVDFRILLHRNDQLEWKVSSMVARIGDPGTIVSNLAQGGLMKNGPDFLKEAFDLQDASRIYQKLVRLANNTAQALVENHDDSFGELGIDLALDTDSHPWIIEVNSKPSKKFHGNYETFRPSVKSIIDFMLALNRENHR from the coding sequence ATGAACCAGACTCCCTTGCAAGACGGGACATTCGGCGAGATGGAAAAATTTTATCAGGAAATGAAATCATATTGTAATCAGCAGGGCGTCCCCTTCTATTTAGTAAAATTGCAGTCTCTTCAAGATGGAGTTGTGGAAGGCTACCTGCCAGGGCAAGATGGCTGGCAAACCTTGCCCCTCCCCATTCCTGATGTTTTTTATAACCGGATACACTCGCGCAAACTTGAGGAATCGCATTCTTTCAAGCTATTTAAAACTGAACTGGAGGAACGGTCAATACCGATGTTCAATGGAAGGTTCCTCTCCAAACATGATGTACATGAGCTGCTAATCTTAGAAGATGACCTGTTGCCAAATTTGCCAGAGACGATCCTTTTTAACCAAAAGGAATCTTTCTTGACATTTATAGAAAAGCATTCGGTAATCTACTTTAAACCCACATCAGGCAGCCAAGGCAGGAATATTTGCAGATTAACGCAAGTGGCTGAAAAATGGAAAATCGAGCAATCCGGGCATCTCCAAGATGTACATTTTGCTGATACGGATGAAAAGTTGTACGAAACCTTAAAAATATTTTCCAGAAAACAAGCCTTCATTCTTCAAAAAGGGATTTCCCTATTCGAAACCGATCAGAGAAAAGTTGATTTTCGCATACTTCTTCACCGGAACGATCAGCTTGAATGGAAAGTTTCATCAATGGTTGCCCGGATTGGGGACCCTGGTACTATCGTTTCCAATCTTGCACAAGGCGGATTGATGAAAAATGGGCCGGATTTTCTAAAGGAAGCATTTGACCTTCAGGACGCCAGCCGCATATATCAAAAGCTCGTACGGCTGGCTAACAACACTGCCCAGGCCTTGGTCGAAAACCATGACGATTCATTCGGTGAGCTAGGTATCGATTTAGCACTGGATACCGATAGCCATCCATGGATCATCGAAGTGAATTCAAAACCTTCGAAAAAATTTCATGGCAACTATGAAACGTTTCGTCCATCAGTAAAATCCATCATAGATTTCATGCTTGCCCTTAACCGCGAAAACCATCGATAA
- a CDS encoding Cof-type HAD-IIB family hydrolase gives MVYRLLAVNIDGTLLQSNGRLNKSTKEAIDYVHQKGVHVALVTSRNYHSAKKVAKALKINPMIVAQQGAFVGASIEKPIMVKRISEELTAELVQMLEKTTCQILLIHEKYSLGNRVNLPENLLGKTVMYLNDQNIYAQNYVDDISEELIDNPMAPTKMDIIFSEKSDQNEMLKLIKEMFPEVDAILHPGHKLTIVPKGVSKWSGVLYLADHLEVKRTEIVSIGDGLDDLEMIAGSGLGVAMGNADEEVRKVAKWVTRSNDQDGVAYMLREFFRKQHPIDFLQKMNMLK, from the coding sequence ATGGTATATCGTCTACTTGCGGTCAATATCGACGGGACATTGCTCCAGTCAAATGGACGTTTAAATAAATCGACAAAAGAAGCAATCGATTATGTACACCAAAAAGGTGTCCATGTTGCACTTGTGACATCAAGAAACTATCACTCAGCAAAAAAAGTGGCCAAAGCCCTAAAAATAAATCCGATGATCGTTGCTCAACAAGGAGCGTTTGTCGGAGCTTCCATTGAAAAGCCCATTATGGTAAAAAGAATTTCAGAAGAACTGACTGCAGAACTCGTGCAAATGCTTGAAAAGACCACATGCCAAATTTTGCTCATTCATGAAAAATACTCGCTGGGCAATCGGGTGAACCTCCCGGAGAATTTGCTTGGCAAAACGGTTATGTATTTGAATGATCAAAATATTTATGCTCAAAATTATGTGGATGATATCAGTGAAGAGCTTATTGACAATCCGATGGCCCCGACGAAAATGGACATAATATTTTCAGAAAAAAGTGATCAAAATGAAATGCTGAAATTGATAAAGGAAATGTTCCCAGAGGTGGATGCAATCTTACATCCGGGCCATAAGCTGACAATTGTTCCAAAGGGCGTTTCCAAATGGAGCGGTGTATTGTATTTAGCTGATCATTTAGAGGTGAAAAGAACGGAAATCGTCTCGATTGGAGATGGATTGGATGATTTGGAGATGATTGCGGGTTCCGGTCTGGGTGTTGCCATGGGCAACGCGGATGAGGAAGTAAGGAAAGTGGCAAAATGGGTGACGCGCTCCAATGATCAAGATGGTGTTGCCTATATGCTTAGGGAATTTTTCCGGAAACAGCATCCAATCGATTTTCTGCAGAAGATGAATATGCTTAAGTGA
- a CDS encoding DinB family protein: MNYVKNQLTAMRSNLLKEIEGINPEFMDVQPEGFNNTIHWHLGHVLTAAEKFLLNSNSNLPENYGQLFGYGSKPANWTGDVPSVEVLKQQLQEQLGRLLEIPEERLTEKAAQPFNGMETVGEFINFVVLHEANHIGQIHAMKLFIKKSTN; this comes from the coding sequence ATGAATTATGTGAAAAATCAGCTGACAGCCATGCGCAGCAATCTTTTAAAAGAAATAGAGGGTATCAATCCAGAATTTATGGATGTGCAGCCTGAAGGTTTTAATAATACGATCCATTGGCACCTTGGACATGTTCTTACTGCAGCGGAAAAATTTTTATTGAACTCCAACAGTAATTTGCCAGAGAATTACGGCCAGTTATTCGGATATGGATCAAAACCCGCCAACTGGACCGGGGATGTACCATCCGTTGAAGTTTTAAAGCAACAACTGCAAGAACAACTTGGTCGTCTTCTTGAAATACCGGAGGAACGATTGACAGAAAAAGCTGCACAACCTTTCAACGGAATGGAAACAGTTGGAGAATTCATTAATTTCGTAGTCCTGCACGAAGCCAATCATATAGGACAAATTCACGCAATGAAACTCTTCATTAAAAAATCTACTAACTGA
- a CDS encoding DUF445 family protein gives MIPKRQDELAKQLGKLVVDHLITLDSIQSKVINDASIQNMKIFVQAEVKKALSTEKSATQLLDQLGMKNSSFTLDQRLQAFILGKYETWSEENRSKSLKDIVPSHIQQKALDSIPDLSRFIVKKGKEYFGSAEGKSRLEDMLDDFFKERGK, from the coding sequence TTGATTCCGAAGCGGCAGGATGAGTTAGCCAAACAGTTAGGCAAATTGGTGGTTGATCATTTAATCACCCTAGATAGCATTCAAAGCAAAGTCATCAATGATGCCTCTATACAGAATATGAAAATTTTTGTTCAGGCAGAAGTAAAGAAAGCATTGTCCACGGAAAAAAGTGCAACTCAATTGCTTGATCAATTGGGAATGAAGAATTCGTCATTCACGTTAGACCAGAGGTTACAAGCATTCATTCTTGGTAAATATGAAACATGGTCGGAAGAGAATCGGAGCAAGAGCCTGAAGGATATCGTCCCGTCTCACATTCAGCAAAAAGCCCTCGACTCGATTCCTGATTTGTCACGTTTCATCGTGAAAAAGGGAAAAGAGTATTTTGGCAGTGCAGAAGGCAAAAGCCGTCTTGAAGATATGTTGGATGATTTTTTCAAGGAACGGGGTAAGTAA